A genomic segment from Candidatus Poribacteria bacterium encodes:
- a CDS encoding NAD-dependent epimerase/dehydratase family protein, which produces MGILSQRAPQFSEPQKEAKIFIIGSTGFIGSAIIRRLVKLGFRDLHCLYRSEERREKVFSGIDTSSITFLQGDVSQQEILRRGIDGAAIVLNASGIARDWGDRREFWLVNVEAPKAIVHMIEEMNAPTHYIHITTAAVYGFSTDLAEPLKTESSSLVRSDRLYTASKVEIHSWLRERMSGNPSFPITVLAPTIVWGPGDNAYLPLIKESLRRGKLSRFRDALPVDFIHIYDLVDAILLCFFNERSYNEEYILTGPESFTFERYIEKVAEFASLPPPRREISVRTALMLAGIMEGVARFINLFRPGYRPSMTRLSVLLLTTPLHVSGAKAERELGFRPEIGFADGIESVREYVQRL; this is translated from the coding sequence ATGGGAATCCTTTCTCAGAGGGCACCTCAATTCTCCGAGCCCCAGAAAGAGGCTAAGATCTTCATAATCGGATCGACCGGATTCATCGGCTCCGCCATCATCAGGCGTCTGGTGAAGCTGGGGTTTCGCGATCTTCACTGTCTGTATCGGAGTGAGGAGAGGAGGGAAAAGGTGTTTTCCGGAATCGATACCTCCTCGATCACATTCCTGCAAGGCGACGTGTCACAGCAGGAAATCCTGAGACGAGGCATCGACGGAGCGGCCATTGTGCTCAACGCATCGGGGATAGCCAGGGATTGGGGGGATCGGCGTGAGTTCTGGCTGGTGAATGTGGAAGCTCCCAAAGCCATCGTGCATATGATCGAGGAGATGAACGCCCCGACACATTACATCCATATCACCACCGCCGCCGTCTACGGCTTTTCGACGGATCTTGCTGAGCCGCTCAAGACCGAGTCGAGCTCGCTTGTGAGAAGCGACCGCCTTTATACGGCGAGCAAGGTGGAGATCCACTCTTGGCTGAGAGAACGGATGAGTGGTAATCCGTCCTTCCCGATCACGGTGCTTGCTCCGACTATCGTTTGGGGGCCGGGGGACAACGCCTATCTGCCCCTCATCAAGGAGTCGCTGAGACGGGGAAAGCTCTCCCGCTTCCGCGATGCCCTTCCCGTGGATTTCATCCACATATATGATCTCGTGGACGCCATTCTGCTCTGCTTTTTCAATGAACGATCCTACAACGAGGAGTATATCCTCACGGGCCCCGAGAGCTTCACGTTTGAGAGATATATCGAGAAGGTGGCTGAGTTTGCGTCGTTGCCTCCGCCCAGGAGAGAGATATCTGTACGGACGGCGCTTATGTTGGCGGGCATTATGGAGGGTGTGGCTCGTTTTATAAACCTTTTCCGGCCTGGATATCGTCCTTCGATGACGCGGCTGAGCGTGCTGTTGCTCACCACTCCACTTCATGTCAGCGGCGCTAAGGCGGAGCGTGAGCTGGGTTTCCGTCCTGAGATCGGCTTCGCCGATGGAATCGAGAGCGTCAGGGAATATGTGCAGCGGTTATAA
- a CDS encoding galactose oxidase, protein MRTAKRWVLLPLMIVLSSYLAQASDQEAWSSVAGISPARCDLAACAVGGKIYAIGGALSFMGSASPTIEMYDPETDTWTKKSPMPAARCALSASVVNGRIYVIGGELKPQTTAVATVEMYDPETDKWTKLADMPTARMALATAVVDGKIYAIGGARSIGLSGATPMPTVEVYDPATNRWSRKADMPTPRYALAVAAVNGKIYAIGGQGAHFTPLATVEIYDPVTDTWSTGADMPTARQGISACVVNGRIFVLGGSLNPWAAPVKTVEMYDPVTDRWMKRADMPTARSGLAAAALNGKIYAIGGVVSPLPSMTVTSVVERYNTASSADIFPQDKLSATWAGIKVR, encoded by the coding sequence ATGCGCACAGCAAAGAGATGGGTGCTTTTGCCACTGATGATCGTTCTCTCATCCTACTTAGCTCAGGCGTCAGACCAGGAGGCATGGTCATCGGTAGCCGGGATTTCACCTGCCCGGTGTGATCTCGCCGCGTGCGCTGTAGGTGGGAAGATCTACGCCATCGGCGGGGCTTTATCGTTCATGGGGAGCGCCTCTCCGACGATCGAGATGTACGATCCGGAAACGGATACATGGACAAAGAAGTCGCCTATGCCTGCGGCCAGATGTGCCCTTTCAGCCAGCGTTGTGAACGGTCGTATCTACGTGATCGGAGGGGAACTCAAACCCCAGACCACAGCAGTAGCGACCGTCGAGATGTATGATCCGGAGACGGATAAATGGACGAAACTCGCCGATATGCCGACGGCCAGAATGGCCCTCGCCACCGCTGTAGTGGACGGTAAGATCTACGCTATCGGTGGAGCACGATCTATTGGCCTGTCAGGCGCTACTCCTATGCCGACCGTCGAGGTCTATGACCCGGCTACGAACAGATGGAGCAGGAAGGCCGATATGCCAACACCTCGATATGCCCTCGCCGTCGCTGCGGTGAACGGTAAAATCTACGCCATCGGAGGACAAGGAGCTCATTTCACACCTCTCGCCACGGTGGAAATCTATGACCCCGTTACGGATACATGGAGCACAGGAGCGGATATGCCGACAGCGCGGCAGGGGATATCGGCGTGCGTTGTGAACGGAAGGATTTTCGTCCTCGGCGGCTCGCTGAACCCCTGGGCTGCGCCTGTTAAGACGGTAGAGATGTATGATCCGGTAACGGATAGATGGATGAAACGGGCGGATATGCCGACAGCACGAAGCGGTCTTGCAGCCGCCGCCCTTAACGGGAAAATCTATGCTATCGGAGGTGTTGTCAGCCCCCTGCCCTCAATGACCGTGACTTCCGTTGTAGAACGATACAACACGGCGTCAAGCGCCGATATATTCCCCCAGGACAAACTAAGCGCAACGTGGGCCGGGATAAAGGTGAGGTGA
- a CDS encoding type II toxin-antitoxin system Phd/YefM family antitoxin, which produces MPIILPVTEVRNRLSALLDEVVSGNEPIFITRHGRSQAVLLSASRYEELIKRQSESTETDWHILSQASLARIWDDPGEDVYTWEDGEPV; this is translated from the coding sequence ATGCCGATCATTCTTCCCGTCACCGAGGTTCGAAACCGTTTAAGCGCTCTCCTAGATGAAGTCGTCTCCGGCAATGAGCCTATCTTCATCACCAGACACGGTCGCTCTCAGGCGGTGTTGCTCAGCGCGAGTCGGTATGAGGAGCTGATAAAGCGGCAGTCTGAATCAACCGAGACCGATTGGCACATACTATCCCAGGCTTCGCTCGCCCGGATTTGGGATGACCCGGGTGAGGATGTCTACACCTGGGAGGACGGGGAGCCGGTATGA
- a CDS encoding type II toxin-antitoxin system PemK/MazF family toxin, translating into MRRRPWIPQRGEVVLVRFPFLQTDGRVRVKPRPAVIISGPVIHEQTADVIIAAISSRPASRPLPTDYHIPYGSSESKAGGLKRDSWVKVSNLATIPRSAIARRLGRLTAAGMRAVDERLRLALGLD; encoded by the coding sequence ATGAGGAGACGTCCGTGGATACCCCAGCGTGGGGAAGTGGTGCTCGTTCGTTTCCCGTTTCTACAGACCGATGGGCGAGTACGGGTAAAACCACGGCCTGCCGTGATCATATCAGGACCGGTTATCCATGAGCAGACCGCCGATGTTATCATAGCCGCTATCTCCTCCCGACCGGCTTCTCGCCCCCTTCCGACGGACTATCACATCCCTTATGGCTCGTCCGAGTCGAAAGCTGGGGGTCTTAAGAGAGATTCCTGGGTGAAAGTTTCTAATTTGGCTACAATTCCCAGATCAGCCATCGCTCGACGGTTGGGACGTCTAACGGCTGCGGGGATGAGAGCTGTAGATGAACGGTTACGATTAGCATTAGGACTTGATTGA
- a CDS encoding ester cyclase, translating into MSTEMLKEIGRRAFEEMWNRGNLSLIDEIYAPDVIMHDVAGDFPGRDAYRQFVTLYRTAYPDIHFTVDDQIAEGNLAVARWSSTGTHKGELMGIPPTGKRTVSGGIVLSRFEGRQIAEEWSYWDALGILQQLGVVPAMGRTNFTWSEPSDVTGDPGDPEANKAVIRRYDAEVWGKGKLEVLDEIMSPDVIGHEATTEHLTPRGLEGHKQAITIYRSAFPDIHTRIEDLIAEGDRVAERWRATGTHKGELMGIPPTQREITWEGMTIYRFADGKIVEMWWAWDALGLLRQLGIVPG; encoded by the coding sequence ATGTCAACCGAAATGCTTAAAGAGATCGGGCGCCGAGCGTTTGAGGAGATGTGGAATCGGGGGAATTTGAGCCTGATCGATGAGATCTACGCCCCCGACGTCATCATGCACGATGTAGCGGGGGACTTCCCCGGAAGGGATGCCTATCGGCAGTTCGTCACCCTGTATCGCACGGCATATCCGGATATCCACTTCACCGTCGATGATCAAATCGCTGAGGGTAACCTGGCGGTAGCTCGCTGGAGCTCCACCGGCACGCATAAGGGCGAGCTCATGGGAATTCCCCCCACCGGCAAACGGACGGTCTCCGGAGGGATAGTTCTCTCCCGCTTCGAGGGGAGGCAGATAGCGGAGGAGTGGAGCTACTGGGATGCGTTGGGAATCCTCCAGCAGCTCGGCGTGGTACCGGCTATGGGACGGACGAACTTCACGTGGAGCGAGCCGTCGGATGTAACAGGCGACCCCGGCGATCCTGAGGCCAACAAGGCGGTTATCCGCCGTTACGACGCTGAGGTGTGGGGCAAGGGGAAGCTGGAGGTTTTGGATGAGATCATGAGCCCCGATGTGATCGGCCATGAGGCCACCACCGAGCATCTGACCCCTCGTGGGCTAGAAGGACACAAACAGGCGATTACCATATATCGCTCTGCTTTCCCCGATATCCATACCAGGATCGAGGATCTGATCGCCGAGGGCGATAGGGTGGCCGAGCGGTGGAGGGCTACCGGAACGCATAAGGGCGAGCTGATGGGCATTCCGCCAACCCAGAGGGAGATCACCTGGGAGGGTATGACAATTTACCGTTTCGCCGACGGCAAGATAGTCGAGATGTGGTGGGCATGGGATGCCCTGGGGCTGCTCCGCCAGCTCGGCATTGTTCCGGGATGA